ACGAGCCGGCGTAGAGCCGGCGCCGGGCGTGCCGTCCTTTACCTCTGCGCCCGGACCGGAGGTCCGGGCCAGCGAACTGCTAGACTCCGGATGGGAGTGGATGGGGCCCGGTGGTTCTCGCGGTCTTCAAAACCGTTGCGGCGCGGCGTCGCCGTGCTGGGAGGGTTCGACTCCCTCGCACTCCCGCCAGGCGAAACCGAACCTAAATCGGCGTCTCAAAGGGCTTCAGGGGCGCGCCTTCGAGCCGTCGGAAACCGCTGTCTCAGGAGTTTTGACAGCAGTTTTGACAGCAACGGCTACAGACAACCAAAGACGCTGGCGACCGACGAGTCAGGAAGATGCGCTGGCGGCGGTCGCCGCGGGCGCGAAAAGGCTCTCCATTTTCCTCGCAGCGTCAGCATGCATTCCGGGCGTCACATGGGAATAGGTGTCAAGGGTCAGAGTGATCGTGCTGTGGCCGAGCATCTCCTGTACCAGCTTGGGGTGAGTGCCTTTCATGAGGTGGAGGCTTGCCGCCGTGTGGCGGAGGTCATGCACGCGGATGTCCGGCAAACCCGCCTGACGCAGGAGTCTGTCGAACCGTTGCGCGAGTCCCGAGGGCTCCAAGGGGCCGCCGTCCCAGCGGCAGAATACGAGGTCCTGGTCCCGCCAGGCGGCGCCGACCTGAAGCCGCTCTTCCAGCTGGCGCTTGCGGTGGGCTTGGATGGCGGCGATGGTTCCATTCGGCAGGGCGATGGTCCGCCTGCTTCGCCTAGTCTTGGGCTCGACGAACACTAAGCCAGCGCCGCGCTGGCGCTGGAGCGCCCGGCGAACCGTCAACGTCTGCAGAGCGAAATCAATGTCCTGCCAGCGCAGGCCAATCGCCTCTCCCAAACGCAGTCCGGTTGTCGCCAGCAAGACCCAGAGGGCGTGCAGCCTGTCGTCGGCGG
The Dehalococcoidia bacterium DNA segment above includes these coding regions:
- a CDS encoding site-specific integrase; protein product: MAKRRANGEGTIFQRKDGRWMAMISLPNGERRQFINRDRSIVAAQLTEALHDQLKGIPIATSSHTVSQYLAQWLDHTGASVRPRTHEAYALNVRRLEPLLGRTKLAALTPQMIDAAYQQLLGEGLSKRSVEQCHTVLHGALEKALKWGLVGRNACDAVTPPRPERSEMKTLSEEQVRRLFEASADDRLHALWVLLATTGLRLGEAIGLRWQDIDFALQTLTVRRALQRQRGAGLVFVEPKTRRSRRTIALPNGTIAAIQAHRKRQLEERLQVGAAWRDQDLVFCRWDGGPLEPSGLAQRFDRLLRQAGLPDIRVHDLRHTAASLHLMKGTHPKLVQEMLGHSTITLTLDTYSHVTPGMHADAARKMESLFAPAATAASASS